A window of the Polaribacter batillariae genome harbors these coding sequences:
- the ftsA gene encoding cell division protein FtsA gives MENNKIAVGLDIGTTKIVAMIGRKNEYNKIEVVGIGKAKSLGVKRGVVSNITQTIQSIQQAVDEAESVSGVKIEDVVVGIAGQHIRSLHHSDYITRNNADEVIEDLDIENLVNQVHKLVMLPGEEIIHVLPQEFKVDSQADIKEPIGMYGGRLEANFHVVVGQVSSIRNIGRCVKSAGLGLSDITLEPLASADAVLSQEEKEAGVALIDIGGGTTDLAIFKDGIIRHTAVIPFGGNVITDDIKEGCSIIEKQAELLKIKFGSAWPGENKETEIVSIPGLRGREPKEITLKNLSKIIHARVQEIIEHVYLEIKNYGHETAKGKLIAGIVLTGGGSQLKHLRQLVEYITGMDARIGFPNEHLAGDSDDILSSPAYATAVGLLMEGLNRHTKEEEVEIEEAIEQIIEVESSQTLEEETPPIVEEPKPKKKKKKSFFEKFTEGLKDFLDNAE, from the coding sequence ATGGAAAACAATAAAATAGCTGTTGGTTTAGACATTGGTACAACCAAAATTGTTGCCATGATTGGTCGTAAAAACGAATACAACAAAATAGAAGTTGTTGGTATTGGTAAAGCGAAAAGTTTGGGTGTAAAACGGGGTGTTGTAAGTAACATTACACAAACAATTCAATCGATTCAGCAAGCAGTAGATGAAGCAGAAAGTGTATCAGGAGTTAAAATAGAAGATGTTGTTGTAGGTATTGCTGGCCAACATATTAGAAGTTTACATCATTCAGATTATATTACAAGAAACAATGCAGACGAGGTAATAGAAGATTTAGATATCGAGAATTTAGTAAACCAAGTTCATAAGTTAGTAATGTTGCCTGGAGAAGAAATAATTCATGTACTACCACAAGAATTTAAGGTAGATTCTCAAGCAGATATTAAAGAACCCATAGGCATGTATGGAGGCCGTTTAGAAGCGAATTTTCATGTAGTTGTTGGGCAAGTTTCTTCTATTAGAAATATAGGGCGTTGTGTAAAAAGTGCAGGTTTAGGGTTAAGTGACATTACTTTAGAACCTTTGGCTTCTGCAGATGCCGTTTTAAGTCAAGAAGAAAAAGAAGCAGGAGTAGCATTGATTGATATAGGTGGTGGAACCACAGACTTGGCCATTTTTAAAGACGGAATTATTCGTCATACAGCAGTAATTCCGTTTGGAGGAAATGTAATAACAGACGATATTAAAGAAGGCTGTTCTATTATAGAAAAACAAGCAGAGTTGTTAAAAATTAAGTTTGGTTCTGCTTGGCCAGGAGAAAATAAAGAAACAGAAATCGTTTCAATACCAGGTTTAAGAGGTAGAGAGCCCAAAGAAATTACACTTAAAAATTTATCTAAAATTATACATGCGAGAGTTCAAGAAATTATAGAACATGTGTATTTAGAAATAAAAAATTATGGACACGAGACCGCAAAAGGAAAATTAATTGCAGGAATTGTGTTAACAGGTGGTGGTTCTCAATTAAAACATTTGCGTCAATTAGTAGAGTATATCACAGGTATGGACGCAAGAATTGGTTTTCCTAACGAACATTTGGCAGGAGATTCCGATGATATTTTATCGAGCCCTGCTTATGCAACTGCAGTTGGTTTGCTAATGGAAGGTTTAAACAGACATACCAAAGAAGAAGAGGTAGAAATAGAAGAAGCAATTGAGCAAATTATAGAGGTAGAAAGTTCACAAACTTTAGAAGAAGAAACCCCGCCAATTGTAGAAGAACCAAAGCCTAAAAAGAAAAAAAAGAAATCTTTTTTCGAAAAATTTACAGAAGGCTTAAAAGATTTCTTAGACAATGCAGAGTAG
- a CDS encoding cell division protein FtsQ/DivIB, giving the protein MKFKKLLKYLLFAVLTGCLAFLYSFSSKRNERKKISKIEVEFEAGDNHFLTHAMVNKLLIQNDTTVKNQAKSVIDLYKLENNVSKNPYVEKAAVFLSIDGVLKSTIKQRTPIVRIITDKGSYYVDRQGVKVPLSSNYSARVLLVSGVKSDKDVKEILPLVRYILADNFLQKEVVGIQKYDTNEYEFSVRSGDYKIDFGTLTNVEVKFKKLKAFYNTTFKDKTIQEYKTINVKYHNQVVCTK; this is encoded by the coding sequence ATGAAGTTTAAAAAGTTATTAAAATATTTGTTATTTGCAGTGTTAACAGGGTGTTTAGCATTTTTGTATAGTTTTTCTTCAAAGAGAAACGAACGAAAAAAAATATCGAAAATAGAAGTTGAATTTGAGGCTGGAGACAATCATTTTTTAACACACGCCATGGTTAATAAATTGTTAATACAAAATGATACCACAGTGAAAAACCAAGCAAAATCTGTGATAGATTTATACAAATTAGAGAATAACGTATCCAAAAATCCTTATGTAGAAAAAGCGGCAGTGTTTTTAAGCATCGATGGCGTGTTAAAATCTACCATAAAACAACGTACGCCAATTGTAAGAATTATTACAGATAAGGGTTCTTATTATGTTGATAGACAAGGGGTAAAAGTACCGTTATCGAGCAATTATTCTGCAAGAGTATTGCTTGTTTCTGGTGTAAAAAGCGATAAAGATGTAAAAGAAATTTTGCCTTTAGTTCGCTATATATTAGCAGATAATTTTCTGCAGAAAGAAGTTGTCGGAATTCAAAAATACGACACTAACGAGTATGAATTTTCTGTTAGAAGCGGAGATTATAAAATCGATTTTGGAACATTAACTAACGTCGAAGTGAAATTTAAGAAGTTAAAAGCATTTTACAACACGACATTTAAAGACAAAACGATTCAAGAATATAAAACCATTAATGTAAAATATCACAACCAAGTTGTGTGCACAAAATAA
- the murC gene encoding UDP-N-acetylmuramate--L-alanine ligase — translation MSNLYQNTNKNKKVLPKGKDLRWASCVFFIGIGGIGMSAIARYFVANGKQVAGYDKTASQITKDLEGLGVEIHFEDAVKNIPISFLDSKKTCVVYTPAVPKNHEELNYFKNNNFKILKRAEVLGLITETTFCLAVAGTHGKTTTSCILGHIMQQVNATSFLGGISENYNSNLILGEDKISVVEADEFDRSFLKLSPNIACVTSMDADHLDIYEKPEALTESFVEFANKVSNTLIVAKGLPLKGLTYAIEEEADYKAFHLKIEKGAYVFDVQTPSEIIKNIKFYLPGKHNVMNALAAFAMANVYGVSSTVIKQRLESFKGVKRRFSYKIKSTDFVLIDDYAHHPTEINAVENAVREMYPNDKIMVVFQPHLFSRTRDFVDDFAAALSKFNEVLLLDIYPAREEPILGVTSNWLLEKIKGTHKKITQKNNLVKDIKNSTAKVVVMLGAGDIGVLVNEVTNKLLKLSKNEV, via the coding sequence ATGAGTAACTTATATCAAAATACCAATAAGAATAAAAAAGTCCTTCCTAAAGGAAAGGATTTAAGATGGGCTTCTTGCGTATTTTTTATTGGAATTGGTGGTATAGGAATGAGTGCAATTGCACGTTACTTTGTTGCCAATGGAAAGCAAGTTGCGGGTTACGATAAAACAGCTTCACAGATTACAAAAGATTTGGAAGGTTTGGGTGTAGAAATTCATTTTGAAGATGCTGTAAAAAATATTCCGATTTCGTTTTTAGACTCAAAGAAAACATGTGTTGTTTATACACCAGCCGTTCCAAAAAATCACGAAGAGTTAAATTATTTTAAAAATAATAATTTTAAGATTTTAAAAAGGGCAGAAGTACTCGGTTTAATTACAGAAACTACGTTTTGTTTGGCAGTTGCAGGAACACATGGAAAAACAACAACTTCTTGTATTTTAGGGCATATTATGCAACAAGTAAATGCAACTTCTTTTTTAGGTGGCATTTCAGAAAATTACAATTCGAATTTAATTTTAGGAGAAGATAAAATAAGCGTTGTAGAGGCAGATGAATTTGATAGATCTTTTTTGAAGCTGAGCCCGAATATTGCTTGTGTAACTTCTATGGATGCCGATCATTTAGATATTTACGAAAAGCCAGAAGCGCTAACAGAATCGTTTGTAGAGTTTGCAAATAAGGTTTCAAATACATTAATTGTCGCAAAAGGGTTGCCTTTAAAGGGGTTAACATATGCTATTGAAGAAGAGGCAGATTACAAAGCTTTCCATTTAAAAATTGAAAAAGGAGCGTATGTTTTTGATGTACAAACACCTTCAGAAATTATAAAAAACATTAAATTTTATTTACCAGGAAAACATAACGTTATGAACGCTTTAGCTGCGTTTGCAATGGCAAATGTTTACGGGGTTTCATCAACAGTTATAAAACAACGTTTAGAAAGTTTTAAAGGTGTAAAACGCAGGTTTTCTTATAAAATTAAATCAACAGATTTTGTGTTGATAGACGATTATGCACATCATCCAACAGAAATAAATGCTGTGGAAAATGCAGTAAGAGAAATGTATCCGAACGACAAAATTATGGTTGTTTTTCAACCACATTTATTTTCTAGAACAAGAGATTTTGTAGATGATTTTGCTGCTGCTTTATCAAAATTTAATGAAGTTTTGTTGTTAGATATATATCCTGCAAGGGAAGAACCCATTTTAGGGGTTACCTCTAATTGGTTGCTAGAAAAAATCAAAGGCACGCATAAAAAAATAACACAAAAAAATAATTTGGTAAAAGATATTAAAAACTCAACTGCAAAAGTAGTGGTTATGTTAGGTGCAGGCGACATTGGCGTATTGGTAAACGAGGTTACAAACAAACTTTTAAAACTCTCCAAAAATGAAGTTTAA
- the murG gene encoding undecaprenyldiphospho-muramoylpentapeptide beta-N-acetylglucosaminyltransferase, whose protein sequence is MKQSINILISGGGTGGHIYPAIAIANEIKLRYPNANILFVGAKDKMEMEKVPQAGYEIEGLWISGIQRKITRKNASFPFKLINSLWKARRIIRRFKPDVAIGTGGFASGPTLIMANRRKIPTLIQEQNSYPGITNRLLGKRVQKICVAYDNLERFFPKNKIVKTGNPVRQDLLTIHSKLQDANDFYQLDKSKKTLLVLGGSLGARKINQLIENNLGFFKNQNIELIWQCGKLYFDEYKKYNSHKNVQVHAFLNKMDLAYATADFIVSRAGASSVSELCIVGKPVIFVPSPNVAEDHQTKNAKFIVDRHAALMIKESELETFSVVFESLLKDIGKQQSLSENINELALPSATKNIVNEVEKLVPHL, encoded by the coding sequence ATGAAACAATCGATTAACATACTAATTTCTGGCGGAGGAACAGGTGGGCATATCTATCCTGCAATTGCGATTGCAAACGAAATAAAACTGCGATATCCGAATGCTAATATTTTATTTGTAGGTGCAAAAGATAAAATGGAAATGGAAAAAGTTCCGCAAGCGGGATATGAAATAGAAGGCTTATGGATTTCTGGTATTCAAAGAAAAATCACAAGAAAAAATGCAAGTTTTCCTTTTAAACTTATAAATAGTTTATGGAAAGCAAGAAGAATTATTAGAAGGTTTAAGCCTGATGTTGCTATTGGAACTGGTGGTTTTGCAAGTGGCCCAACATTAATAATGGCAAACAGAAGAAAAATACCAACTTTAATTCAAGAACAGAATTCTTACCCAGGAATTACAAACAGATTATTGGGTAAAAGAGTACAAAAAATATGTGTTGCGTATGATAATTTAGAGCGATTTTTTCCAAAAAATAAAATCGTAAAAACAGGGAATCCTGTTCGACAAGATTTATTAACAATTCATTCTAAATTACAAGATGCCAACGATTTTTATCAATTAGATAAAAGTAAAAAAACATTGCTTGTTTTAGGAGGAAGTTTAGGAGCCCGTAAAATAAATCAATTAATAGAAAATAATTTAGGCTTTTTTAAAAACCAAAACATCGAATTGATTTGGCAATGTGGAAAACTGTATTTCGATGAATATAAAAAATACAACAGCCATAAAAATGTGCAAGTACACGCGTTTTTAAATAAAATGGATTTAGCCTATGCAACTGCAGATTTTATAGTCTCAAGAGCAGGTGCAAGTTCGGTTTCAGAATTATGTATTGTTGGTAAACCTGTAATCTTTGTACCCTCGCCAAATGTCGCAGAAGATCATCAAACAAAAAACGCAAAGTTTATTGTAGATAGGCATGCAGCTTTAATGATAAAAGAAAGTGAATTAGAAACATTTTCTGTAGTTTTTGAAAGTTTATTAAAAGACATTGGCAAACAACAAAGCTTATCAGAAAATATAAATGAATTAGCATTGCCAAGTGCCACAAAAAACATTGTAAACGAAGTAGAAAAATTAGTACCCCATCTTTAA
- a CDS encoding FtsW/RodA/SpoVE family cell cycle protein, with product MKTIFQHIKGDKAIWAIVAALAIFSFMPVYSASTNLVYVVGNGSTLGHLAKHAALLIFGFLIIYGVHKIPYRYFSGGSVLMLPVVFVLLIFTLSQGTTIGGANASRWIRIGGIGFQTSTLAGLVLMVYVARYLAKNKEKEIKFKESLWQLWLPVSLLLILILPANFSTTAILFFMILVVAFIGGYPLKYIGIIVGAGILALAFFVLIAKAFPDAMPNRVQTWQNRIENFSQEGGKEAYQVEKAKIAIATGGPIGVGPGKSVQKNFLPQSSSDFIYAIIVEEYGLVGAVLLVAVYFLLLFRIFVVLKKTTTIFGTLLVISVGCPIVFQATINMAVATNLFPVTGQTLPLVSSGGTSIWMTCFALGMILSVSASKEETEEDILDDNPLDILHETLD from the coding sequence ATGAAAACCATTTTTCAGCATATAAAAGGAGATAAAGCTATTTGGGCAATTGTTGCTGCTTTGGCAATATTCTCATTTATGCCTGTCTATAGTGCAAGTACAAACTTGGTATATGTAGTTGGTAATGGTTCTACTTTAGGGCATTTGGCAAAGCATGCAGCGTTGTTAATTTTTGGGTTTTTAATTATTTATGGAGTTCATAAAATTCCTTATCGATATTTTTCTGGAGGTTCTGTTTTAATGCTGCCAGTTGTATTTGTTCTATTAATTTTTACCTTATCACAAGGAACCACCATTGGAGGTGCAAATGCCAGTAGATGGATTCGTATTGGAGGTATTGGTTTTCAAACATCTACTTTAGCAGGCTTGGTTTTAATGGTATATGTAGCAAGATATTTAGCTAAAAATAAAGAAAAAGAAATAAAGTTTAAAGAAAGTTTGTGGCAATTATGGTTGCCAGTAAGTTTGTTACTAATTTTAATTTTACCAGCCAATTTTTCTACCACAGCAATTCTCTTTTTTATGATATTGGTAGTTGCTTTTATTGGAGGTTATCCACTAAAATATATCGGAATTATTGTAGGAGCTGGTATTTTAGCACTCGCATTTTTTGTGTTAATAGCAAAAGCATTTCCAGATGCAATGCCAAATCGAGTGCAAACTTGGCAAAATAGAATCGAAAATTTTTCGCAAGAAGGAGGCAAAGAAGCTTATCAAGTAGAAAAAGCTAAAATTGCAATTGCAACAGGTGGTCCCATTGGTGTTGGACCAGGAAAAAGTGTTCAGAAAAACTTTTTACCACAGTCGTCATCCGATTTTATTTATGCAATAATTGTCGAAGAATATGGTTTGGTTGGAGCCGTTTTGTTAGTAGCCGTTTATTTTTTATTGCTATTTAGAATTTTTGTTGTGTTAAAAAAAACAACAACAATTTTTGGAACTTTATTAGTAATTAGTGTGGGTTGCCCTATTGTTTTTCAAGCAACCATAAACATGGCAGTTGCCACGAATTTATTTCCAGTTACAGGACAAACTTTACCATTAGTTAGTAGTGGAGGAACTTCTATTTGGATGACCTGCTTCGCATTAGGAATGATTTTAAGCGTAAGCGCTTCCAAAGAAGAAACAGAAGAAGATATTTTAGATGATAATCCTTTAGATATTTTGCATGAAACACTGGACTAA
- the murD gene encoding UDP-N-acetylmuramoyl-L-alanine--D-glutamate ligase has product MKRLVILGGGESGVGTAILGKQKGFDVFVSDKGKISKKYKEVLLHHKIDFEEKNHTESKILKADVVMKSPGIPDKVALILKLKEKSIPVISEIEFAATYTTATMVGITGSNGKTTTTMLTHHILKKGNLNVGMAGNIGDSFAQQVAEKSYEHYVLELSSFQLDGIEKFRPHIAIITNITPDHLDRYEYDFNKYINSKFRITKNQKTTDYLIYDADDEAINNWLSKNKTEAKLVPFSLEKEVAYGAFIKNNNIIINLNKDKINMPTSALTLKGKHNTKNAMAAAMAAQLLKVRKQKIKESLEDFEGAEHRLENVAKVYGVEYINDSKATNINATFYALECMDKQTVWIVGGVDKGNDYSDLLPLVREKVKAIVCLGLDNQKIIKTFGNVVDILVETAGAEEAVKVARKLSEKGDAVLLSPACASFDLFENYEDRGRQFKKAVRSL; this is encoded by the coding sequence ATGAAGAGGCTGGTAATACTTGGTGGAGGAGAAAGTGGTGTGGGAACTGCAATCTTAGGAAAACAAAAAGGATTTGATGTTTTTGTATCTGATAAAGGTAAAATATCAAAAAAATATAAAGAAGTTCTTTTACATCATAAAATAGATTTTGAGGAGAAAAATCATACAGAAAGCAAAATTTTAAAGGCAGATGTGGTGATGAAGAGTCCTGGAATTCCAGATAAAGTTGCTTTGATTTTAAAGTTGAAAGAAAAATCAATTCCAGTAATTTCTGAAATTGAATTTGCAGCTACATATACAACAGCAACAATGGTTGGTATTACGGGTTCAAATGGAAAAACCACCACAACTATGTTAACGCATCATATTTTAAAAAAAGGGAATTTAAATGTTGGTATGGCTGGAAATATTGGAGACAGTTTTGCGCAACAAGTTGCAGAAAAATCTTACGAACACTACGTCTTAGAATTAAGTAGTTTTCAGTTAGATGGTATTGAAAAGTTTCGACCACATATTGCCATAATTACAAACATTACACCAGACCATTTAGATAGGTACGAGTATGATTTTAATAAATATATCAATTCAAAATTTAGAATTACAAAAAATCAAAAAACCACCGATTATTTAATTTATGATGCAGATGACGAAGCAATAAATAATTGGTTATCAAAAAATAAAACAGAAGCAAAATTAGTTCCGTTTTCGCTCGAAAAAGAGGTAGCATATGGAGCGTTTATAAAAAATAACAATATAATTATCAACCTTAACAAAGATAAAATTAACATGCCAACATCAGCTTTAACACTAAAAGGAAAACACAATACAAAAAATGCTATGGCTGCAGCTATGGCTGCACAATTATTAAAAGTAAGAAAGCAAAAGATTAAAGAGAGTTTAGAAGACTTCGAAGGAGCAGAACATCGTTTAGAAAACGTAGCGAAAGTCTATGGAGTAGAATACATAAACGATTCTAAAGCAACAAATATCAATGCAACTTTTTATGCTTTAGAATGCATGGATAAACAAACAGTTTGGATTGTTGGTGGTGTAGATAAAGGAAACGATTACAGCGATTTGTTACCATTGGTAAGAGAAAAAGTAAAAGCAATTGTGTGTTTAGGTTTAGATAATCAAAAAATAATTAAAACGTTTGGCAACGTGGTTGATATTCTTGTGGAGACAGCTGGCGCAGAAGAGGCTGTTAAGGTGGCTCGTAAATTATCAGAAAAAGGAGATGCAGTTTTATTGTCTCCAGCATGTGCAAGTTTCGATTTATTTGAAAATTACGAAGATAGAGGCCGTCAATTTAAAAAGGCGGTTAGAAGCTTATAA
- the mraY gene encoding phospho-N-acetylmuramoyl-pentapeptide-transferase — protein sequence MLYNLFEYLESQFNFPGASLFQFITFRATAAFLLSLLISAIYGKRIINYLSKQQVGESIRDLGLEGQVQKAGTPTMGGLIIIFATLIPAILLARLDNVYVIILLITTVWMGLIGFLDDYIKVFKKDKGGLSGKFKVLGQIGLGVIVGAMLYFNEDVVIKEQLPIEQQIVQENGKKKVFGEAHKSTKTTVPFFKNNELDYSKALSFLGDDYEKYGWIVFIFIAVFIITGISNGANLTDGIDGLAAGSSAIMVVTLAVFAWVSGNIVFADYLDVMYIPNSGEMTVFILAFAGALIGFLWYNTYPAQVFMGDTGSLTIGGIIAVIAISIRKELLLPILAGIFVVENLSVILQVSWFKYTRKKFGEGRRIFRMSPLHHHYQKLSYHESKIVVRFWIVGIMLAALTIVTLKLR from the coding sequence ATGCTGTATAATTTATTCGAATATTTAGAAAGTCAGTTTAATTTTCCAGGAGCGAGTTTGTTCCAGTTTATTACATTTAGAGCAACAGCAGCTTTTCTTTTATCACTTTTAATTAGTGCCATTTATGGAAAAAGAATTATCAACTATTTAAGTAAACAACAAGTTGGAGAGTCGATTAGAGATTTGGGTTTAGAGGGGCAGGTTCAAAAAGCAGGAACCCCAACTATGGGTGGTTTAATTATCATTTTTGCAACTTTAATACCAGCGATTTTATTAGCAAGGCTAGACAATGTTTATGTAATAATTCTGCTAATTACCACAGTTTGGATGGGTTTAATTGGTTTTTTAGACGATTATATTAAAGTATTTAAAAAAGACAAAGGAGGCTTAAGTGGTAAGTTTAAAGTTTTGGGACAAATAGGTTTAGGAGTTATTGTTGGTGCCATGCTATATTTTAACGAAGATGTTGTAATTAAAGAGCAATTGCCAATAGAACAACAAATTGTTCAAGAAAATGGAAAGAAAAAAGTTTTTGGAGAAGCGCATAAATCTACAAAAACAACAGTTCCTTTTTTTAAAAATAACGAATTAGATTATTCCAAAGCATTGAGCTTTTTAGGAGATGATTACGAAAAATATGGGTGGATTGTTTTTATATTCATCGCAGTTTTTATTATAACCGGAATTTCTAACGGAGCAAACCTAACAGATGGCATTGATGGTTTGGCAGCAGGTTCTTCTGCAATTATGGTGGTTACACTCGCCGTTTTTGCATGGGTTTCTGGTAACATTGTTTTTGCAGATTATTTAGATGTCATGTACATTCCGAATTCGGGTGAAATGACAGTTTTTATTCTTGCTTTTGCAGGGGCATTAATTGGTTTTTTGTGGTACAATACCTATCCAGCACAAGTATTTATGGGAGATACAGGAAGTTTAACCATTGGAGGCATTATTGCTGTAATCGCAATTTCTATTCGTAAAGAATTATTGCTTCCAATTTTAGCAGGAATTTTTGTGGTTGAAAATCTATCTGTAATCCTGCAAGTTTCGTGGTTTAAATACACTCGAAAGAAATTTGGTGAAGGAAGAAGAATTTTTAGAATGTCGCCATTGCATCATCATTATCAAAAATTAAGTTATCACGAAAGTAAAATTGTTGTTCGCTTTTGGATTGTAGGAATTATGTTGGCAGCACTAACGATTGTTACCTTAAAATTGAGGTAA
- a CDS encoding UDP-N-acetylmuramoyl-L-alanyl-D-glutamate--2,6-diaminopimelate ligase, which produces MKNLKDILYKVSINQVFGSTNIAIKNLVFDSRKVEENAVFVAQKGVSVDGHLFIEKAISFGAIAIICEDFPVDKKEGITYIQVSDANEALAIMASNFYDCPSANIQLVGVTGTNGKTTIASLLYQLFKKAGYKVGLLSTVKVLVDETEFKATHTTPDSVTINRYLDKMIDAGVEFCFMEVSSHGIHQKRTAGLTFSGGIFTNLSHDHLDYHKTFAEYRDVKKSFFDALPKSAFALTNIDDKNGVFMLQNTKAKKATYALKTLADFKVKVLEKQLSGTLISVNNTEVWTKLIGVFNIYNLTAIIATATLLGLEKLEILTIISELESVSGRFQYIVSEDGVTAIVDYAHTPDALKNVLETINDIRTGNEKVITVVGCGGDRDKTKRPKMAHIASQLSNQAIFTSDNPRTENPQTILDEMEAGVSPENYKKTITVLDRKQAVKTACKFSETGDIILIAGKGHENYQEINGIRTYFDDLEEIQKCFNQLKKN; this is translated from the coding sequence CTGAAAAATTTAAAAGACATATTATATAAAGTTTCTATAAATCAAGTATTTGGTAGCACCAATATTGCGATAAAAAATCTTGTTTTCGACTCAAGAAAAGTAGAAGAAAATGCTGTTTTTGTTGCACAAAAAGGGGTTTCTGTAGATGGACATTTATTTATTGAAAAAGCCATTTCTTTCGGGGCAATTGCAATTATTTGTGAAGATTTTCCTGTTGATAAAAAAGAAGGAATTACCTACATTCAAGTTTCAGATGCAAACGAAGCTTTGGCGATTATGGCTTCTAATTTTTACGATTGTCCTTCCGCTAATATTCAATTAGTGGGTGTTACAGGAACAAACGGAAAAACAACAATAGCATCACTTTTATATCAATTATTTAAAAAAGCAGGTTACAAAGTTGGTTTGCTTTCTACAGTAAAAGTTTTGGTAGATGAAACTGAGTTTAAAGCAACACACACTACTCCAGATTCTGTAACCATAAATCGTTATTTAGATAAAATGATTGATGCTGGTGTAGAGTTCTGTTTTATGGAAGTGAGTTCTCATGGAATTCATCAAAAAAGAACAGCGGGCTTAACATTTTCGGGAGGAATTTTTACAAACCTTTCTCACGACCATTTAGATTATCATAAAACTTTTGCAGAATATAGAGATGTAAAGAAATCGTTTTTTGATGCTTTGCCAAAATCGGCATTTGCATTAACCAACATCGACGATAAAAACGGTGTTTTTATGTTGCAAAACACCAAAGCAAAAAAAGCAACTTACGCTTTAAAAACCTTGGCCGATTTTAAAGTAAAAGTTTTAGAAAAACAACTTTCTGGAACGTTAATCTCTGTAAATAATACAGAAGTTTGGACGAAGTTAATAGGTGTCTTTAACATCTATAATTTAACCGCAATTATTGCAACTGCAACATTATTGGGCTTAGAAAAATTAGAAATTTTAACCATAATTAGTGAACTAGAAAGCGTAAGTGGGCGTTTTCAGTACATTGTTTCAGAAGACGGTGTTACTGCAATTGTAGATTATGCACACACACCAGATGCTTTAAAAAATGTATTAGAAACCATTAATGATATAAGAACAGGAAACGAAAAAGTAATTACCGTTGTTGGTTGTGGTGGAGATAGAGATAAAACAAAAAGGCCTAAAATGGCACACATTGCTTCGCAATTAAGCAATCAAGCCATTTTTACTTCAGATAACCCAAGAACAGAAAACCCACAAACGATTTTAGATGAAATGGAAGCTGGAGTTTCTCCAGAAAACTATAAAAAAACAATTACAGTTTTAGATAGAAAGCAAGCAGTAAAAACGGCTTGTAAATTTTCTGAAACAGGAGATATTATTTTAATTGCAGGAAAAGGACACGAAAATTATCAAGAAATTAATGGTATTCGAACTTATTTTGATGATTTAGAGGAAATACAAAAATGTTTCAATCAACTAAAAAAGAACTAG